A portion of the Planctomycetia bacterium genome contains these proteins:
- a CDS encoding prolyl oligopeptidase family serine peptidase, whose protein sequence is MVKYQLFLPKDYADSDKKFPLMLFLHGAGESGNDLEIVKKHGPPKLVDGKPDFPFIVVSPQCAVRPWRVDQLNALLDDIIAKYRVDTDRVYLTGLSMGGYGTWALAAEHPERFAAIVPICGGGNPATASKLKDIPIWVFHGAKDDAVPLSRSEEMVAALKAAGSEPKFTIYPDAGHDSWTETYNNEDLYKWLLEQSLANRKK, encoded by the coding sequence ATGGTGAAATACCAGTTATTCCTGCCGAAGGACTACGCGGACTCGGACAAGAAATTCCCGCTGATGTTGTTCCTGCATGGTGCAGGCGAATCGGGCAATGATTTGGAAATCGTGAAGAAGCATGGACCGCCGAAGCTCGTCGACGGCAAGCCTGACTTTCCGTTCATCGTCGTTTCGCCCCAGTGCGCGGTGCGACCCTGGCGGGTTGACCAGTTGAATGCGCTACTCGACGACATCATCGCCAAGTATCGCGTCGACACCGATCGCGTGTATCTCACCGGGCTCAGCATGGGTGGCTACGGCACCTGGGCCCTGGCGGCGGAGCACCCTGAGCGGTTCGCGGCGATCGTGCCGATTTGCGGCGGCGGCAATCCCGCCACGGCGTCCAAGTTGAAGGACATTCCGATCTGGGTCTTCCATGGCGCGAAGGACGACGCCGTGCCGTTGTCCCGCTCCGAGGAAATGGTCGCCGCACTCAAAGCCGCGGGCAGCGAGCCGAAGTTCACGATCTACCCGGACGCCGGGCACGACTCGTGGACGGAGACGTACAACAACGAAGATTTGTATAAGTGGCTGCTGGAGCAGTCGCTGGCGAATCGCAAGAAGTAG